One Streptomyces formicae genomic window, GGCGGCCCCGCGGCGTCTGGTGCGTGCGATCGCAAGGCGCCGGGATGTCCTCGTAGTGGGCCTACTCGGGCATTCCGGCAACGCCGCGAGCGTGGGTGCCAGACGTCGCGGGGCAGACGGGAGTTTGACGACAGGGCCTAGGCCGTGCGCCCGTACTCGTCGGCCCACACCTCGATGGAGTCGGCCGCCCGGTCGAAGGCTTCGTGCCGCGCCAGGAAGTCGGCGTTCCGGTCGGTCAGCAACGGCTGTTGCGCCTCGGCCCGCTGATCACGGCGTACGAGAACGAGCGCCTGCCCCTGCACGGTCCGCGGCAGCCCGAGCCAGCGCACCGGCTGCTGCGCCGTCCGTACGGCCGCGATCTGGGCCCACGGCACGGTCTGGGTGGTCAGGAAACCGACGCGGCGCAGCCCCCGCGCGCTCACCCAGGTGCCCATGCGCAGCAGCCGCAGGGCGCTCGCGATGATGAGCAGGGCGAACCCCGCGCAGATCGCCGCTCCCGCGAGGGAGCCGGCGAACGCGATGATCACGGCGGCGACGAGGACGAAAGAGGCGAGCAGCAGCAGGAGTGCGCCGGACCCCACCCGCCACGGTCCCGGCCGGTAGGGCCGACGCCATTGGTCGCGGTCGTCGAAGGGCAGGGCGGTGTCGTCCGTCTCTTCGAAAGCGCGGTCCGCGGTCAGGAAGGGCAGGGGCACGGGCTGATCCTCACTCGATCCACGCACGGGCTGTGCCCGGTGAGGCTATCGAGCCGCGTCCCCCGCGACCACCCTTGGGGGGCCAAGGGGGTACCTGAGCCGGTCAGGCGCAGGTCAGGCGCTGATCAGCGTCCGTCGGACGCTTCGGACTGCTGTGTCTTGGCGGGTGACTGATCGGCGGACATCGCGGGCATCCCGAAGATCAGGGATCCCACGAGACCGGCCACGACGGTCAGTCCCATCAGGGTGCGCCCCAGGATCTGACTGGCCGAGGCGCGTTCGCGGGGCGGGGGAGTGACGTTGCTGCGGAACTTGTCGGCTTCGGCGATGAAGGCGAACGGGACGGGCTCTCGCCGACGGAACATGGGGCGCGCTTCTCCTCACGGGTCTCGAACGGAGCTCTGTGGACTCTGTTACTAAGACAGACGCTCGAAACGCCCAAAAGGTGCCCTGTTTCGGCAAATTAGTCGAAGAATGTCGTAGCGGGTCACCGAACGGCCGATTGTCAGTGGCGGGCCATAGAGTGGGCGCCGCCCCGAGTGCCGCATACGGAAGGACCCCCGCCAGTGAGCGAGACCCCCACCGAAGACCTCAAGCCCAGCTTCCGCAGCGAGGTCACCGTCGAGTTGGTGAAGCACGCCGCCACCGACTCCGACGTCCTGTGGGCAGCCCGTGTCTCCACGGCGGGCGAGCAGTCCCTCGAAGAGCTCCAGAAGGACCCGGAGCGTTCCAAGGGCCTGATCAACTACCTGATGCGGGACCGCCACGGCAGCCCCTTCGAGCACAACTCGATGACGTTCTTCATCAGTGCTCCGATCTTCGTCTTCCGCGAGTTCATGCGCCACCGCGTCGGCTGGTCGTACAACGAGGAGTCGGGTCGCTACAGGGAGCTCCAGCCGGTGTTCTACGTCCCCGG contains:
- a CDS encoding PH domain-containing protein; the encoded protein is MPLPFLTADRAFEETDDTALPFDDRDQWRRPYRPGPWRVGSGALLLLLASFVLVAAVIIAFAGSLAGAAICAGFALLIIASALRLLRMGTWVSARGLRRVGFLTTQTVPWAQIAAVRTAQQPVRWLGLPRTVQGQALVLVRRDQRAEAQQPLLTDRNADFLARHEAFDRAADSIEVWADEYGRTA